One segment of Drosophila mauritiana strain mau12 chromosome 3R, ASM438214v1, whole genome shotgun sequence DNA contains the following:
- the LOC117143029 gene encoding F-box/LRR-repeat protein fbxl-1 isoform X2, whose translation MDNWNVLAAQTSSQAIGLHDSGVVKTRLTIEKLPDKVLLHIFSYLSHREICRLARICRRWRQIAYDTRLWKNVSLRPEVSGLHVGSLEMLLQLISVRFGPTLRYIELPIELITHTVLHELSAKCPNLTHMLLDFSTAMQLHDFSEMQAFPTKLRYMCVCLSEVIFMEGFMRKIYNFINGLEVLHLIGTYEKCEEEEEEIYEVINVHKLKSATPNLRVINLYGINFIDDSHIDAFSSNCIQLECLAVNFCNKVTGSTLKTLIQRSKRLTCLLMNGTSLKSEFVMQAEWDKCALQELDITATDLSPECLVDMLTRIPSLKFLSAGQINGFNDGVLKQWMESGTTRSLISLDLDSSDNISDEGLLKFIQRQGHQLSACCLSGMPHITDQLWMSILPLLGNCKIIVMGTAEKLGVNIHVDQLMDTIASNCGNLERLELRWDPDNLRFSDKSQKAIDILRVKCLKLRCMVLSDGRYYETVKANFERADRITVVRTTTCCRVSPYHLLRNYNDLIFN comes from the exons ACCATTGAGAAGCTGCCGGACAAGGTGCTGCTGCACATCTTCTCGTATCTGTCGCACCGCGAGATCTGCCGCCTGGCCAGGATTTGCCGGCGATGGCGCCAGATTGCCTACGACACGCGGCTGTGGAAGAACGTGAGCCTGCGACCGGAGGTCTCCGGACTGCACGTGGGCTCGCTGGagatgctgctgcagctgatcTCGGTGAGATTCGGGCCGACGCTGCGCTACATCGAGCTGCCCATCGAGCTGATCACGCACACGGTGCTCCACGAGCTGTCCGCCAAGTGCCCCAATCTGACCCACATGCTGCTGGACTTCTCCACAG CCATGCAGCTGCACGACTTCAGCGAGATGCAGGCCTTTCCCACCAAGCTGCGCTACATGTGCGTCTGCCTCTCGGAGGTGATCTTCATGGAGGGCTTCATGCGCAAGATCTACAACTTCATCAACGGCCTGGAGGTGCTGCATCTGATCGGCACGTACGAGAAgtgcgaggaggaggaggaggagatcTACGAGGTGATCAACGTGCACAAGCTCAAGTCGGCCACGCCCAATCTGCGCGTGATCAACCTGTACGGCATCAACTTCATCGACGACTCGCACATCGACGCCTTCAGCTCCAACTGCATCCAGCTGGAGTGCCTGGCCGTCAACTTCTGCAACAAAGTGACCGGCTCCACCCTGAAGACCCTGATCCAGCGCTCCAAGCGCCTCACCTGCCTGCTCATGAACGGCACCAGCCTGAAGTCCGAGTTCGTGATGCAGGCCGAGTGGGACAAGTGCGCCCTGCAGGAGCTGGACATCACGGCCACCGATCTCTCGCCCGAGTGCCTCGTGGACATGCTGACCAGGATCCCCAGCCTCAAGTTCCTCTCAGCCGGACAGATCAATGGCTTCAACGACGGCGTTCTCAAGCAGTGGATGGAATCGGGCACCACCAG GTCGCTCATTTCCCTGGACCTGGACTCCTCGGACAACATCTCGGATGAGGGCCTGCTCAAGTTCATTCAGCGCCAGGGTCACCAGCTGAGCGCCTGCTGCCTCTCGGGCATGCCCCACATCACCGACCAGCTGTGGATGAGCATCCTGCCCCTGCTGGGCAACTGCAA GATCATTGTCATGGGCACCGCGGAGAAGCTGGGCGTCAACATCCACGTGGACCAGCTGATGGACACCATCGCCTCGAACTGCGGCAACTTGGAGCGCCTGGAGCTGCGCTGGGATCCGGACAACCTGCGCTTCTCCGACAAGAGCCAGAAGGCCATCGATATTCTGCGCGTCAAGTGCCTCAAGCTGCGCTGCATGGTGCTCAG CGATGGTCGCTACTATGAGACGGTCAAGGCCAACTTCGAGCGTGCCGATCGCATCACCGTGGTGCGCACCACCACCTGCTGCCGGGTGTCTCCCTACCACCTGCTCCGCAACTACAACGATTTGATTTTCAACTAA
- the LOC117143028 gene encoding protein TRC8 homolog isoform X2, whose translation MSVRTKVLGLVDVMMRVPPVMVMDEILKMEMGMHSWLYPDKDKASGALDPPTEAPAVPSSQDPFASIKEFFGLRAGDAISHMTSSAQSVLEQSIEDASETAKTNGVLSSGFNSLMNELSKDQTLADVLSITTVKFVFCVFAFLSAACIFMLWTRHLVMVYMFLTSLGLTFLSYWSNVSALALMERSPSMLEDLMSLNTTRLLDSGGVVMSLAPHLMAQWFMGMLFAYIHLGPRFENVQRSMPIIFASPILLAMLPLPAKVVQHLPVVAAFTPIILTKITLMQSAMEASRTVYNGYQYAMNFVSNFGLSALMENEWQRLNVPNVLRVFWTIRIIQGGYALATTESDEPLDLMTATQKLLVDGCETLTAVLGMTGVISMICHYIGRGFQWYLLTYDNDEEKSLGTVSAVLFYILALQTGLTSLSPDKRFIRLCRNLCLLMTALLHFLHNIVSPILMSLSAARNPSRKRHVRALSVCAFLVVMPVSLLYYLWSQRSISTWLLAVTAFSVEVIVKVLVSLATYTLFLLDARRQFFWEKLDDYLYYVRAFGNSVEFCFGILLFINGAWILVFESGGAIRAIMMCIHAYFNIWCEARAGWSVFMKRRSAVHKISALPEATPAQLQAFDDVCAICYQEMYSAKITRCRHFFHGVCLRKWLYVQDRCPLCHEIMMYTDKADENAPEAEPAAAAQAEQPIRIYPRDDGNNAAAPRRSPERAPVEAPEQAAGTSSSSAAATIGADAVSAIVESAAAVGEARSLVSVASSSATHRISASGSSDSSYMSASAQPPPPTATSAAAVATAAASNTTHMFRMSQDQQ comes from the exons ATGTCCGTGCGGACGAAGGTTCTCGGCCTGGTGGACGTGATGATGCGCGTGCCACCGGTGATGGTCATGGATGAGATACTGAAGATGGAAATGGGCATGCACTCGTGGCTCTATCCGGACAAGGACAAGGCCAGTGGCGCACTGGATCCGCCCACGGAAGCGCCAGCGGTGCCATCCAGCCAGGATCCGTTCGCCAGCATCAAGGAGTTCTTCGGACTCCGCGCCGGCGACGCCATCTCCCACATGACCTCCTCCGCCCAATCTGTGCTGGAACAGAGCATCGAGGACGCCTCCGAGACGGCAAAAACGAACGGCGTGCTCAGCTCCGGCTTCAACTCGCTGATGAACGAGCTGTCCAAGGACCAAACGCTGGCGGATGTGCTCAGCATCACCACGGTCAAGTTCGTGTTCTGCGTGTTCG CTTTCCTGTCCGCCGCGTGCATCTTCATGCTCTGGACCCGGCATCTGGTGATGGTCTACATGTTCCTCACCTCGCTGGGCCTCACCTTCCTGTCCTACTGGTCGAACGTGAGTGCGCTGGCGCTGATGGAGCGGAGTCCCAGCATGCTGGAGGACCTCATGTCGCTGAACACCACGAGGCTGCTGGACTCGGGCGGCGTGGTCATGTCGCTGGCGCCGCATCTGATGGCCCAGTGGTTCATGGGCATGCTGTTCGCCTACATCCACCTGGGACCGAGGTTCGAGAATGTCCAGAGATCGATGCCCATCATCTTCGCTAGTCCAATTCTGTTGGCCATGCTGCCGCTGCCGGCGAAGGTGGTGCAACACCTGCCCGTGGTGGCCGCTTTCACGCCCATCATCCTCACGAAGATCACGCTGATGCAGAGCGCCATGGAGGCCAGTCGCACGGTCTACAACGGATACCAGTACGCCATGAACTTTGTGTCCAACTTTGGACTGTCGGCGCTCATGGAAAACGAATGGCAGAGGCTCAATGTGCCCAACGTTCTGAGGGTTTTTTGGACCATCAG AATAATCCAAGGAGGCTATGCCCTGGCCACGACGGAATCGGATGAGCCCCTGGATCTAATGACGGCCACACAGAAGCTGCTCGTCGACGGCTGTGAGACCCTAACGGCGGTGCTGGGCATGACGGGCGTCATCTCGATGATCTGCCACTACATCGGACGCGGCTTCCAGTGGTACCTGCTCACCTACGACAACGACGAGGAGAAGTCGCTGGGCACTGTCTCCGCAGTGCTCTTCTACATCCTCGCTCTGCAGACGGGTCTAACCTCGCTGTCGCCAGACAAACGCTTTATCCGGCTATGCCGCAATCTGTGCCTGCTGATGACCGCTCTGCTGCACTTCCTGCACAACATCGTGTCGCCCATCTTGATGTCGCTCAGTGCGGCACGGAATCCCTCGCGGAAACGCCATGTGCGCGCCCTCTCCGTCTGCGCGTTCCTCGTGGTGATGCCGGTGTCCCTGCTCTACTACCTTTGGTCGCAGCGATCCATCTCCACCTGGCTGCTGGCGGTTACCGCCTTCTCCGTGGAGGTCATCGTCAAG GTTCTCGTTTCGCTGGCCACCTACACGCTCTTCCTGCTGGACGCGCGGCGGCAGTTCTTCTGGGAGAAGCTGGACGACTACCTGTACTACGTGCGCGCGTTCGGCAACTCGGTCGAGTTCTGCTTCGGCATCCTGCTGTTCATCAACGGTGCTTGGATTCTGGTCTTCGAGTCTG GCGGCGCCATCAGAGCGATCATGATGTGCATCCACGCCTACTTCAATATCTGGTGCGAGGCACGGGCGGGCTGGTCGGTCTTCATGAAGCGGCGTTCGGCGGTCCACAAGATCTCAGCCCTACCAGAGGCAACTCCTGCCCAGCTGCAGGCATTCGACGATGTCTGCGCCATCTGCTATCAG GAAATGTATTCCGCCAAGATCACGCGGTGTCGCCACTTCTTCCACGGCGTCTGCCTGCGCAAGTGGCTGTACGTCCAGGATCGTTGCCCCCTGTGCCACGAGATCATGATGTACACGGACAAGGCGGATGAGAATGCGCCGGAGGCGGAGCCAGCGGCAGCTGCCCAGGCTGAGCAGCCGATACGGATATACCCGCGAGAC GACGGCAACAACGCAGCTGCGCCGCGACGCTCTCCGGAGCGCGCTCCAGTCGAAGCACCAGAACAGGCGGCCGGCACCAGCTCCTCCAGCGCAGCGGCGACGATCGGAGCGGATGCAGTGTCGGCCATCGTGGAATCCGCAGCGGCTGTGGGCGAGGCGCGTTCGCTGGTCAGCGTagccagcagcagcgccaCCCACCGAATCAGCGCTAGCGGGAGCAGCGACAGCAGCTACATGTCCGCATCCGcccagccgccgccgccgacggCCACCtcggctgctgctgtggccACGGCGGCGGCCAGCAACACGACGCACATGTTCCGGATGTCGCAGGACCAGCAGTAG
- the LOC117143029 gene encoding F-box/LRR-repeat protein fbxl-1 isoform X1, whose amino-acid sequence MDISTDIWGQLAVEASQVYLSDGTVRSPFADTTIEKLPDKVLLHIFSYLSHREICRLARICRRWRQIAYDTRLWKNVSLRPEVSGLHVGSLEMLLQLISVRFGPTLRYIELPIELITHTVLHELSAKCPNLTHMLLDFSTAMQLHDFSEMQAFPTKLRYMCVCLSEVIFMEGFMRKIYNFINGLEVLHLIGTYEKCEEEEEEIYEVINVHKLKSATPNLRVINLYGINFIDDSHIDAFSSNCIQLECLAVNFCNKVTGSTLKTLIQRSKRLTCLLMNGTSLKSEFVMQAEWDKCALQELDITATDLSPECLVDMLTRIPSLKFLSAGQINGFNDGVLKQWMESGTTRSLISLDLDSSDNISDEGLLKFIQRQGHQLSACCLSGMPHITDQLWMSILPLLGNCKIIVMGTAEKLGVNIHVDQLMDTIASNCGNLERLELRWDPDNLRFSDKSQKAIDILRVKCLKLRCMVLSDGRYYETVKANFERADRITVVRTTTCCRVSPYHLLRNYNDLIFN is encoded by the exons ACCATTGAGAAGCTGCCGGACAAGGTGCTGCTGCACATCTTCTCGTATCTGTCGCACCGCGAGATCTGCCGCCTGGCCAGGATTTGCCGGCGATGGCGCCAGATTGCCTACGACACGCGGCTGTGGAAGAACGTGAGCCTGCGACCGGAGGTCTCCGGACTGCACGTGGGCTCGCTGGagatgctgctgcagctgatcTCGGTGAGATTCGGGCCGACGCTGCGCTACATCGAGCTGCCCATCGAGCTGATCACGCACACGGTGCTCCACGAGCTGTCCGCCAAGTGCCCCAATCTGACCCACATGCTGCTGGACTTCTCCACAG CCATGCAGCTGCACGACTTCAGCGAGATGCAGGCCTTTCCCACCAAGCTGCGCTACATGTGCGTCTGCCTCTCGGAGGTGATCTTCATGGAGGGCTTCATGCGCAAGATCTACAACTTCATCAACGGCCTGGAGGTGCTGCATCTGATCGGCACGTACGAGAAgtgcgaggaggaggaggaggagatcTACGAGGTGATCAACGTGCACAAGCTCAAGTCGGCCACGCCCAATCTGCGCGTGATCAACCTGTACGGCATCAACTTCATCGACGACTCGCACATCGACGCCTTCAGCTCCAACTGCATCCAGCTGGAGTGCCTGGCCGTCAACTTCTGCAACAAAGTGACCGGCTCCACCCTGAAGACCCTGATCCAGCGCTCCAAGCGCCTCACCTGCCTGCTCATGAACGGCACCAGCCTGAAGTCCGAGTTCGTGATGCAGGCCGAGTGGGACAAGTGCGCCCTGCAGGAGCTGGACATCACGGCCACCGATCTCTCGCCCGAGTGCCTCGTGGACATGCTGACCAGGATCCCCAGCCTCAAGTTCCTCTCAGCCGGACAGATCAATGGCTTCAACGACGGCGTTCTCAAGCAGTGGATGGAATCGGGCACCACCAG GTCGCTCATTTCCCTGGACCTGGACTCCTCGGACAACATCTCGGATGAGGGCCTGCTCAAGTTCATTCAGCGCCAGGGTCACCAGCTGAGCGCCTGCTGCCTCTCGGGCATGCCCCACATCACCGACCAGCTGTGGATGAGCATCCTGCCCCTGCTGGGCAACTGCAA GATCATTGTCATGGGCACCGCGGAGAAGCTGGGCGTCAACATCCACGTGGACCAGCTGATGGACACCATCGCCTCGAACTGCGGCAACTTGGAGCGCCTGGAGCTGCGCTGGGATCCGGACAACCTGCGCTTCTCCGACAAGAGCCAGAAGGCCATCGATATTCTGCGCGTCAAGTGCCTCAAGCTGCGCTGCATGGTGCTCAG CGATGGTCGCTACTATGAGACGGTCAAGGCCAACTTCGAGCGTGCCGATCGCATCACCGTGGTGCGCACCACCACCTGCTGCCGGGTGTCTCCCTACCACCTGCTCCGCAACTACAACGATTTGATTTTCAACTAA
- the LOC117143028 gene encoding protein TRC8 homolog isoform X1: protein MSVRTKVLGLVDVMMRVPPVMVMDEILKMEMGMHSWLYPDKDKASGALDPPTEAPAVPSSQDPFASIKEFFGLRAGDAISHMTSSAQSVLEQSIEDASETAKTNGVLSSGFNSLMNELSKDQTLADVLSITTVKFVFCVFAFLSAACIFMLWTRHLVMVYMFLTSLGLTFLSYWSNVSALALMERSPSMLEDLMSLNTTRLLDSGGVVMSLAPHLMAQWFMGMLFAYIHLGPRFENVQRSMPIIFASPILLAMLPLPAKVVQHLPVVAAFTPIILTKITLMQSAMEASRTVYNGYQYAMNFVSNFGLSALMENEWQRLNVPNVLRVFWTIRIIQGGYALATTESDEPLDLMTATQKLLVDGCETLTAVLGMTGVISMICHYIGRGFQWYLLTYDNDEEKSLGTVSAVLFYILALQTGLTSLSPDKRFIRLCRNLCLLMTALLHFLHNIVSPILMSLSAARNPSRKRHVRALSVCAFLVVMPVSLLYYLWSQRSISTWLLAVTAFSVEVIVKVLVSLATYTLFLLDARRQFFWEKLDDYLYYVRAFGNSVEFCFGILLFINGAWILVFESAQNATGGAIRAIMMCIHAYFNIWCEARAGWSVFMKRRSAVHKISALPEATPAQLQAFDDVCAICYQEMYSAKITRCRHFFHGVCLRKWLYVQDRCPLCHEIMMYTDKADENAPEAEPAAAAQAEQPIRIYPRDDGNNAAAPRRSPERAPVEAPEQAAGTSSSSAAATIGADAVSAIVESAAAVGEARSLVSVASSSATHRISASGSSDSSYMSASAQPPPPTATSAAAVATAAASNTTHMFRMSQDQQ from the exons ATGTCCGTGCGGACGAAGGTTCTCGGCCTGGTGGACGTGATGATGCGCGTGCCACCGGTGATGGTCATGGATGAGATACTGAAGATGGAAATGGGCATGCACTCGTGGCTCTATCCGGACAAGGACAAGGCCAGTGGCGCACTGGATCCGCCCACGGAAGCGCCAGCGGTGCCATCCAGCCAGGATCCGTTCGCCAGCATCAAGGAGTTCTTCGGACTCCGCGCCGGCGACGCCATCTCCCACATGACCTCCTCCGCCCAATCTGTGCTGGAACAGAGCATCGAGGACGCCTCCGAGACGGCAAAAACGAACGGCGTGCTCAGCTCCGGCTTCAACTCGCTGATGAACGAGCTGTCCAAGGACCAAACGCTGGCGGATGTGCTCAGCATCACCACGGTCAAGTTCGTGTTCTGCGTGTTCG CTTTCCTGTCCGCCGCGTGCATCTTCATGCTCTGGACCCGGCATCTGGTGATGGTCTACATGTTCCTCACCTCGCTGGGCCTCACCTTCCTGTCCTACTGGTCGAACGTGAGTGCGCTGGCGCTGATGGAGCGGAGTCCCAGCATGCTGGAGGACCTCATGTCGCTGAACACCACGAGGCTGCTGGACTCGGGCGGCGTGGTCATGTCGCTGGCGCCGCATCTGATGGCCCAGTGGTTCATGGGCATGCTGTTCGCCTACATCCACCTGGGACCGAGGTTCGAGAATGTCCAGAGATCGATGCCCATCATCTTCGCTAGTCCAATTCTGTTGGCCATGCTGCCGCTGCCGGCGAAGGTGGTGCAACACCTGCCCGTGGTGGCCGCTTTCACGCCCATCATCCTCACGAAGATCACGCTGATGCAGAGCGCCATGGAGGCCAGTCGCACGGTCTACAACGGATACCAGTACGCCATGAACTTTGTGTCCAACTTTGGACTGTCGGCGCTCATGGAAAACGAATGGCAGAGGCTCAATGTGCCCAACGTTCTGAGGGTTTTTTGGACCATCAG AATAATCCAAGGAGGCTATGCCCTGGCCACGACGGAATCGGATGAGCCCCTGGATCTAATGACGGCCACACAGAAGCTGCTCGTCGACGGCTGTGAGACCCTAACGGCGGTGCTGGGCATGACGGGCGTCATCTCGATGATCTGCCACTACATCGGACGCGGCTTCCAGTGGTACCTGCTCACCTACGACAACGACGAGGAGAAGTCGCTGGGCACTGTCTCCGCAGTGCTCTTCTACATCCTCGCTCTGCAGACGGGTCTAACCTCGCTGTCGCCAGACAAACGCTTTATCCGGCTATGCCGCAATCTGTGCCTGCTGATGACCGCTCTGCTGCACTTCCTGCACAACATCGTGTCGCCCATCTTGATGTCGCTCAGTGCGGCACGGAATCCCTCGCGGAAACGCCATGTGCGCGCCCTCTCCGTCTGCGCGTTCCTCGTGGTGATGCCGGTGTCCCTGCTCTACTACCTTTGGTCGCAGCGATCCATCTCCACCTGGCTGCTGGCGGTTACCGCCTTCTCCGTGGAGGTCATCGTCAAG GTTCTCGTTTCGCTGGCCACCTACACGCTCTTCCTGCTGGACGCGCGGCGGCAGTTCTTCTGGGAGAAGCTGGACGACTACCTGTACTACGTGCGCGCGTTCGGCAACTCGGTCGAGTTCTGCTTCGGCATCCTGCTGTTCATCAACGGTGCTTGGATTCTGGTCTTCGAGTCTG CCCAAAATGCTACAGGCGGCGCCATCAGAGCGATCATGATGTGCATCCACGCCTACTTCAATATCTGGTGCGAGGCACGGGCGGGCTGGTCGGTCTTCATGAAGCGGCGTTCGGCGGTCCACAAGATCTCAGCCCTACCAGAGGCAACTCCTGCCCAGCTGCAGGCATTCGACGATGTCTGCGCCATCTGCTATCAG GAAATGTATTCCGCCAAGATCACGCGGTGTCGCCACTTCTTCCACGGCGTCTGCCTGCGCAAGTGGCTGTACGTCCAGGATCGTTGCCCCCTGTGCCACGAGATCATGATGTACACGGACAAGGCGGATGAGAATGCGCCGGAGGCGGAGCCAGCGGCAGCTGCCCAGGCTGAGCAGCCGATACGGATATACCCGCGAGAC GACGGCAACAACGCAGCTGCGCCGCGACGCTCTCCGGAGCGCGCTCCAGTCGAAGCACCAGAACAGGCGGCCGGCACCAGCTCCTCCAGCGCAGCGGCGACGATCGGAGCGGATGCAGTGTCGGCCATCGTGGAATCCGCAGCGGCTGTGGGCGAGGCGCGTTCGCTGGTCAGCGTagccagcagcagcgccaCCCACCGAATCAGCGCTAGCGGGAGCAGCGACAGCAGCTACATGTCCGCATCCGcccagccgccgccgccgacggCCACCtcggctgctgctgtggccACGGCGGCGGCCAGCAACACGACGCACATGTTCCGGATGTCGCAGGACCAGCAGTAG